The genome window AACCTGAGTATCCGGGGAAATTGTTTGCTGCGGGTTATAACAGTGGGGAGAATAACCGGTGACAGGATGCCTGAATAGTTCCTGAAACCTGACCTGAGGCAGTATGACCATACAATGAAACAGAAGAAGAAGCATAACTCTGACCATGACCAACCCTTACACAAAATTGTTCAATTGACATTGTATAATTTTCAATGTACAATTTACGGAAGAATCTGCTCATCTGCTCAAATGATGCATCGGTAAAAATAATGCGGCGGCAAAATGATGAAATTGTAATGGGAAAAAATTGCAGAGACGATTCATGCATCGTCTCTACAGAGCACAAATAAAAAAATCCCCTTCTCTCACTCACGCAAAAGAAGGGGATTAATAGTTATAATACAGAATTATTTACGTATAAAAGTCCAATTCATAATTCATACTTCATAATTCATACTTCATAATTCATACTTCATAATTCATACTTCATAATTCATACTTCATAATTCATAATTCATAATTATTTAAGCATCATCATCTTTCTGACCTGAACAAAACTTCCGCTCTGCAGTTTGTAGAAATACACACCGCTGGAAAGTCTGCTTCCGTCAAATGATATTTCATGTTTACCGGCTTCAAATGCGCCTTCAGCCACGGTAGCGACTTCCGCGCCGAGCTGATCATATATCTTGAGCGATATATCAGATGCAACAGGAAGACCGAATGTAATAACCGTTGATGGGTTAAACGGATTCGGATGATTCTGATAGAGTGCAAATTCACTTACTGAGAAATCAATGGTAAGCGATGTTACCGGCGAATATGCATATCTGCCGTCATAATCAGTCTGCTTCAGGCGGTAAGAAACTGCTCCGCTGAAATTTGATCCTCTGTAGTTATCAGTAAATGAGTAGGTGCTTATTTCGGTAGTGGTACCGTTGCCTGAAACAAATCCGACAGGTGACCATGTACCGTTAATGTTTTTCTGCACTTCAAATCCGCGGTTGTTAAATTCAGTTGCGGTTGACCAGTTAAGAACCACTTTATCTTCAACCACTGAGGCGGTGAAGGAAGTAAGTTCAACCGGAATAACAGGGCTTCCCGTTTTGCGCAGAAGCAGTCCGGCGCTTCCGCCTGAGAGAGCAATGTTTCCGCTCGGTGAAAAACGCACCACATTCAGGTTAAACGCGCCTGCCGGAATTTCATCAAGCGCCCAGGTTAAGCCGCCGTCGGTTGTTTTGAAGAGGCCGGTTGTAGTTGCAGCCCAGGCAAAATCAGTACCGCGCAGAAATTCAAATCCGTGAACGCTGCCAACTGTTGCGTTAACTGCAGTCCAGGTTGTTCCGCCGTTGGTGCTGCGGTTAATCTGATTGGTAACCTGCCAGAATCCTACTAATCCGGTTCCGGCTCCTGATTTAAATGCCATCGAACCGGTGAACTGCGCCGTAGCGGTTGAGAAGGTCCACGGGCCGTCAACACCATTTACTGATTTATATACACGGTTTGCAAGAGTAGCTCCGCTTGCACCTCCGGTACCGAACCAGAGTGTATCTCCGATGCTGTAATAGGAATCATTCGCGCCGAAGACGTTGGTAGCCGGTGCTGCCGGTCTGTTATTGGTAAGCGTCCAGGTAGCGCCGTTATCGGTTGATTTAATAATATGGAAGGTGCCTCCGATCGGGTCACTCTGCGCCCAGAGCACGCCGCTTGGCAGTCTGTCAACAAAGTTGAACCATGCTCCGGAGGTAGTATATACCTGAGTCCAGTTGGTTCCGCCGTTGGTGGTTCTGTATATAGCGCCGTTTCCACTTGACGGACCGGTTGATACCACAGCGGTCTGCGCGTCGATAACTGCTACTGAGTAAGCGCCTTCAGCCGCGAAGCCCGCAGCCGACCAGGTTTCTCCTCCGTTGGTTGATTTCTTCACGTCACCTGATGCTGCTGAAAGCCACACAACGTTTTCATCAACCCAGGAGATTGACCATATATCTCCGCTGGTGCCGGAAGTGACTGACTGCCATCCCTGCGGCGCGCCGATGGTAAATACTCCGTTGCTTTCATCAACTACCGCACCGTTTGATGCATCGGAGATTCTTACTTTACACTGTGTTGATGGTGTGTTGGGAATATTCCATGCATACTGTCCGGTGGCTGCCGGTACTGATGCTGCTACCACGCTCCATGATGTTCCGTTATTGGTTGAGTATTCAATTTTTACGTTGGTAACATTTGAGCTTGACCAGATGATATTCTGGTTTGAAGAGATAGGCCATACTTCTCCGCCGTTCGGCTGATTAACTGCAACCAGCGCTGCAGTGGTTGAGAATGCAAGCTCGCCAACCCATGAGCCCCAGGTATTGGTTGAGGCAACATATTCGGTTAAGAGCCAGACATTTCCTGTTGCCGGATCAACCGATGCACCGTTATAATCACCCCAGCGGTTTCTTGTTCCGCCGAAGGTTTTTACATAGTATCCGTTTCCTGCTTTAAGTGATCTGCTTCCGGTAAGTCCGGCGAATGATGCCGGCTTAGAGGTAAAGAATGCACCTGCATACTGCGTTGTGCCTGAGCGTGTATATGTGATAGCCACATTCCCCTGCGGGTCAACTGCAAGAGCGGGATAAAAATGCCAGTAGGTATCCTGCCCCTGTGCATAATCGCTTACCACAGTGTTATTGGTTACATCAATGGAAAGATAGCGAACTGCTGAATAAAGCCCCCCTGTGCCGCTTCTTACTGAATGCGCAAAGTGGAGTTTGTTGTCACGGAGTATAGGTTCATGACGCAGGTTGCTTCCGCCGGCTTCAAGTACGGTTGAACCGCCGAGCTGTCCCGCGTTATCAGGATCACTGTAAGCCGTAACCGGAACATTCACGGCAGTCATTACCGGATTGGTTGTCGGGTTGGTGATCTTATATACGGTGAAATACGTTCCCGTTACAAAAGGAGAACGAGCTACCAGATAAAAGTCCGATGAGTTGGAATAGGAAAGCACCGGACGCACGCCGAAGCCGACTTCATTTCCGCCCGGATGGCGTATATCCCATATATCCTTCCAGGTTACCTGACCCGGTGTTGCTGCATAAAGATCAGTAAAAGGAATGATTCTTAATTTCTGATAATTATAGGAACCGGCAAAAGAAAACTGATTCGCGGTGATAAAGAGTCCGTCTTTATTGAACCCGACGCCCTGATAATCACCCCAGTTGCCTGATGCAGTTGAGCCGTTAAGCGCTGAGGACATTGCCCAGTTATGCCATACTCCGGTCGGGATGGAGTCATCCGATACGGAGATAAGAAAATGAGCGGTTGAAGTTCCTACGTTAAGCCATACCATCACCCATCTTTTATTGTGGTGATCATAAACCACTTTCGGGTCAAACGGGTCAGCGCCGGGGAGAACGCTGTTATACCAGCTTGATGCTTCGATGGTTTTAAGGATATTACCCTGCTTGTCAAAAATACGGAAGCGGCTGTTTACCACGCCAACAATATGCTGCGGACCAACGGCCAGATACGGATCAGGCGGAATGTAGAAACCCTGATCAGGTATGCCATTAAAATCGCGGACGAGCGAAAAGTCCCCCGTCAGATGGAGACCCAGCCGCGGGTTATAGCCCTGATCTTCGGTATAGTTTGATCCTTCCGGTCCGGATGCAGCCGGCATTCTGGCGTTATCAGGAAGATGGGAGTTGACAAAAAGATTTTTCATTGGTTTTACCGGGAAGTTTCCTTCCGGACCAGCGTCGGTAAAGTTATTGGTGTTAACCACCAGACCGCTGGGGATTGATCCGTTAGCCGGTCCCTGATAGAGCTGTGCATTCAGCAGGGTGCCAAGCAACGTAAAGGCTGCAATAAGTAGCCGCAGGCGCATGGAGTCTCCGTTGTTTATTTGTATGGAAATAGTGAGTGAAAATAGTGAAAAGAATTATGAAATCTGAAATATCAATTATGAAATTTTTAACAGATTTTTTCCCCGGAATATCCT of Ignavibacteriales bacterium contains these proteins:
- a CDS encoding T9SS type A sorting domain-containing protein, whose product is MRLRLLIAAFTLLGTLLNAQLYQGPANGSIPSGLVVNTNNFTDAGPEGNFPVKPMKNLFVNSHLPDNARMPAASGPEGSNYTEDQGYNPRLGLHLTGDFSLVRDFNGIPDQGFYIPPDPYLAVGPQHIVGVVNSRFRIFDKQGNILKTIEASSWYNSVLPGADPFDPKVVYDHHNKRWVMVWLNVGTSTAHFLISVSDDSIPTGVWHNWAMSSALNGSTASGNWGDYQGVGFNKDGLFITANQFSFAGSYNYQKLRIIPFTDLYAATPGQVTWKDIWDIRHPGGNEVGFGVRPVLSYSNSSDFYLVARSPFVTGTYFTVYKITNPTTNPVMTAVNVPVTAYSDPDNAGQLGGSTVLEAGGSNLRHEPILRDNKLHFAHSVRSGTGGLYSAVRYLSIDVTNNTVVSDYAQGQDTYWHFYPALAVDPQGNVAITYTRSGTTQYAGAFFTSKPASFAGLTGSRSLKAGNGYYVKTFGGTRNRWGDYNGASVDPATGNVWLLTEYVASTNTWGSWVGELAFSTTAALVAVNQPNGGEVWPISSNQNIIWSSSNVTNVKIEYSTNNGTSWSVVAASVPAATGQYAWNIPNTPSTQCKVRISDASNGAVVDESNGVFTIGAPQGWQSVTSGTSGDIWSISWVDENVVWLSAASGDVKKSTNGGETWSAAGFAAEGAYSVAVIDAQTAVVSTGPSSGNGAIYRTTNGGTNWTQVYTTSGAWFNFVDRLPSGVLWAQSDPIGGTFHIIKSTDNGATWTLTNNRPAAPATNVFGANDSYYSIGDTLWFGTGGASGATLANRVYKSVNGVDGPWTFSTATAQFTGSMAFKSGAGTGLVGFWQVTNQINRSTNGGTTWTAVNATVGSVHGFEFLRGTDFAWAATTTGLFKTTDGGLTWALDEIPAGAFNLNVVRFSPSGNIALSGGSAGLLLRKTGSPVIPVELTSFTASVVEDKVVLNWSTATEFNNRGFEVQKNINGTWSPVGFVSGNGTTTEISTYSFTDNYRGSNFSGAVSYRLKQTDYDGRYAYSPVTSLTIDFSVSEFALYQNHPNPFNPSTVITFGLPVASDISLKIYDQLGAEVATVAEGAFEAGKHEISFDGSRLSSGVYFYKLQSGSFVQVRKMMMLK